One genomic segment of Catalinimonas alkaloidigena includes these proteins:
- a CDS encoding FHA domain-containing protein: MSRATQSFKTGMSFIGGGNVPAYTLEFLTASPKHEVSSFETIVVPYIEIGRSRTCAVRFSEEVSTVSRKHAALERKGNDVYIKNLSATNPTLVNGSPVAEEWKLNNGDEFQLSFEGPRLRFNIAQSGSTSMGVTKRIGLVVNQAVRPYRVAVITMISLLIISGLVAGFFIYQLNRETEVLAGQTDTLRKSNKAITDSLAHAIKKNEALKQEMLANKQNMEAQLQSTVANFAAKQKQLVQQINNTKKESPEEIVAMAIAQVKESVFYMGIKNVRAEMDGEVLVDEPLPENCHCTGFLLDDGKFVTARHCVELYFYEKNELNLLASLGGTVTYDFYAVSSDESIRFDFTNHDFMIDHSTDYYVDEEYNGQEVVLVQANSYDGTDWAYFQTDQKGTITAAPQLSASLKSGTELHCLGYTYGNTFQQLGNDNGLEVLYSKASVAKDDLDNNTIIVSGYGFDNGNSGGPLFVIRDGVPKAIAIVSAGYTNPSTGRDDALGSVVPIKNISK, from the coding sequence TGGGAGGTCTAGAACTTGTGCTGTCAGGTTTTCAGAAGAGGTAAGTACAGTCAGCAGAAAACATGCTGCACTTGAGAGAAAAGGTAATGATGTATACATCAAAAACTTATCAGCTACTAATCCTACCCTTGTCAATGGTTCTCCGGTAGCTGAAGAATGGAAGTTAAATAATGGTGATGAGTTTCAGCTTTCCTTTGAAGGTCCACGCCTGAGATTCAACATCGCGCAAAGTGGATCTACCTCTATGGGGGTAACCAAACGGATTGGCTTGGTTGTCAACCAGGCGGTAAGACCATACCGGGTAGCAGTGATTACAATGATAAGCCTATTGATTATAAGCGGACTGGTAGCAGGTTTTTTTATCTATCAACTGAACCGGGAAACAGAAGTACTCGCCGGACAAACAGATACTTTGCGTAAGAGTAACAAAGCCATTACTGATTCACTCGCCCACGCTATCAAGAAGAATGAGGCGCTGAAACAAGAGATGCTGGCCAACAAACAAAACATGGAAGCTCAGCTTCAGTCTACTGTCGCGAACTTTGCTGCCAAGCAGAAGCAACTGGTACAGCAGATCAATAATACTAAAAAAGAAAGCCCCGAAGAGATAGTTGCCATGGCTATTGCCCAGGTCAAGGAAAGTGTGTTTTATATGGGCATAAAAAATGTACGTGCTGAGATGGACGGAGAAGTCCTTGTAGATGAACCTCTACCCGAAAACTGTCACTGCACAGGTTTTTTATTAGATGACGGTAAGTTTGTCACGGCCAGGCATTGTGTGGAGTTGTATTTTTATGAAAAAAATGAGCTCAATTTACTGGCCAGTTTAGGAGGAACAGTTACCTACGATTTTTATGCTGTATCTTCTGACGAATCCATAAGATTTGACTTCACCAACCATGACTTTATGATTGATCATTCTACCGACTACTATGTGGATGAAGAGTATAATGGACAGGAAGTAGTTTTGGTTCAGGCAAATAGTTATGACGGTACCGACTGGGCATATTTCCAGACAGATCAGAAGGGAACTATCACAGCAGCCCCCCAGCTTTCGGCTTCACTCAAAAGCGGTACTGAATTACATTGCCTTGGCTATACGTATGGCAATACTTTTCAGCAGTTAGGTAACGATAATGGTCTGGAGGTGCTATATAGCAAAGCTAGTGTAGCCAAAGATGACCTTGATAACAATACCATCATTGTTTCCGGCTATGGCTTTGATAATGGTAACTCCGGGGGACCACTCTTTGTCATCAGAGATGGTGTACCGAAAGCTATTGCCATTGTATCAGCAGGTTATACCAACCCATCTACCGGAAGGGATGATGCATTAGGCTCAGTAGTCCCTATCAAAAACATTAGCAAATGA